ATGCCCGGCCACGGCCATGCCACCAATTGTGGGAAGGACAATCTCGTCGAGAATCCTCGCTGATGTCGCCGCGTCGATGAGCGGGCTCGGGCAGAACGCGCCCATGCCTCCGGTGTTGGGCCCTTCGTCGCGATCGTAGGCGCGTTTGTGGTCTTCGGCCGACGGCAGGACACGCGCGTTCGCGCCATCGGTCAGGACGAAGAAGGAAGCTTCGCGGCCCTGCAGATGCTCCTCGATCACGATCTGGGCACCGGCATCGCCGAACCGGCGCTCCACCATCATGTCCTGGACAGCCGCTTCCGCGGCGGCCCGGTCTGGCGCGACGACCACGCCTTTGCCGGCCGCGAGGCCATCGGCTTTGAGGACCATCGGGTAGCCGAATGGCGCGCGGCGAACGGCGTCGAGCGCGGCGGCGGCCGAGTCGCAGGTGACGTGTCGCGCGGTGGGCACACCGGCACGCGCCATCACCTCTTTCGCGAAGGCTTTGCTCGATTCCAGGCGGGTCGCCTCACGGGTGGGCCCGCAGCAGGGGTGCCCGGCGCGGGTCAAGACGTTGACGACACCCCGCGTGAGCGGCAGTTCGGGACCGATGACGGTAAAGTCGATGCGCTCGCGTTCGATCAGGGCAAGGAGGGCGCCAGGGTCGTCGACGGCCACCGGCACGCACCGGGTGGCCCGGCTGATGCCGGCATTGCCCGGCGCGCAGATGACGGAATCGACACCCGGTTCAGCGCCGAGCTTCCAGACGAGCGCGTGTTCGCGGGCACCGCTGCCAACAACCAGGACTCTCATCGGTGCATCCTGTGTGAAATCAGGGACTTGGGGTCGGCATGCTGGGCACAGGTTTTTGGCCCGATTTCGGCCACGAGCTGTGATAGCCTAGCATATTCGGGCTACGGTCTACGGCTGACAGATCGTCAATCCCGAAGGTTCTATCGAGCCACGGAGGGGGGTGTTCTAGTCGTGGCTGAAGTGAAAGTGCAGGAAGGCGAGTCGATCGAGAGCGCGCTCCGCCGTTTCAAGCGGAAGGTCCAGCAAGAAGACATCATCAAGGACATTAAGAAGCACTCGTTCTACTTGAAACCCGGTGACAAACGCCGCGCGAAACAGGCGCTGGCGCGCAAGCGGAATCGGAAAAAGCTCCGTCGAGAGATGGACTAGACCGAGGGCGACTTGATGGACTTCCACGACAGGATCCTTCAGTGTGCGGACTGCGGTTCGGACTTCGTGTGGACGGCGGGAGAGCAAGCGTTCTACGCCGACAAACACTTCACGAACGAGCCGAAACGCTGCAAGGCGTGCAAGGCGAAGCGTGGCTCGCGCCCGGCGCAGGGTCACGGCGGCGGCCAGATGCGCGAACGCGTGGAGATTCGGGCCACCTGCTCGGCATGCGGCAAGGACACGACCGTGCCGTTCAAGCCGAGCCAGGGCCGCCCGGTGTACTGCCGCGAGTGCTTCCAACAGCGGAAGACTGGCGGGTAGTTCGGTTTACGGGCGCTCGGCCGACCGTCGGCCGAGCGTCGATCGTGTCTGAAGACCTGCAGTACGATGCAGGCCTTACTCCCTGAGCGGATGAAGGGACATTGCGATGCAGATCGATGAACGAACCGTCGGTGGCGTCACCATCCTCGACATGAAAGGCAAGATGACTCTCGGCGACGGCGACGAGTTGCTGCGCAAGAAGGTCGCCGGCGTTGTCGAGAAGGGGTGCAAGAAAATCGTCCTCAACCTTGGCAATGTGCCGTACATCGACAGCGCGGGGCTGGGCGAGATTGTGCGCACCTATACCACGGTGAGCCGTCAGGGCGGCAGCCTGAAACTGCTCAATCTCACCAAGCGGATTTCGGATCTGCTGTCGATCACCAAACTGCTCACGGTGTTCGATACATTCGATTCCGAGGGCGAGGCTGTAAAGAGCTTCGGCGCCTGACGCCCGCTGGTTACCGCGCTTCATGGCGCGCCGTACTTCTACCCAGACACCGGCGACCGACCCCTCCAGCGATGGAGGGGAGCGGCGTGGGTCCGTCGTGATTCATTTCCTCCGTTCGTTGCGTCCCGAGCAGTGGACCAAGAACCTCGTGGTGTTTGCCGGGTTGCTGTTCGCGCGCGAACTGTTCAACCCGGTGGCGCTTGGTCGAACAGTGACGGCCTTTGTCGCTTTCTGCCTCCTGTCGGGCGTCGTCTACGTTTTCAACGACATCACGGACCGCGATGCCGACCGACGGCACCCGGTCAAATCGTCCCGGCCCATCGCGTCGGGCGCCATCTCGCCCGGCTTGGCGGGGGGCGGCGCGGCGATCCTGGCGATCGGGGCCCTCAGCATGGCCTTTCTGCTGAGCTGGTCGTTTGGCGTCGTGGCCGTCAGTTACCTGGTGCTGCAGGCGCTCTACTCCGGACCGCTCAAGCACATCGTGATTCTCGATGTGTTGACCATTGCCATCGGCTTTGTGCTGCGGGCCGTGGCTGGCGCCGTGGCGATTGCTGTGCCGATCAGCCACTGGCTGCTGGTCGTCACGGTTCTGCTGGCGCTGTTTCTCGGCTTGAGCAAGCGCCGGCACGAACTGGTGATGCTGGCGGATGGCGCGATCGGCCATCGCCCGATTCTGGGCGAGTACACGCCGTACCTGCTAGACCAGATGATCTCGGTGGTCACCGCGTCGACGCTGGTGGCCTACATCTTCTATTGCATCAGTCCGGAAACGTCCCAGAAGTTCGGGACCGATCTGCTGGGGCTGACAATTCCGTTTCCCCTGTACGGCATCTTCCGCTACCTGTACCTCGTGCATCAGCGTGAGGGCGGGGGCAGTCCCTCGCAGATGCTCATGAACGACAGGCCGCTGCTGGTCTGCGTGGCGCTTTGGGCACTGGCGGTGGTGGTGATCGTGTACAGGCCATTTGGAGTGTGACCTATGCCGTCCGAGTTCACCGTTCGATCCGACTCGGTCGACGTCGAGCAGATCATGGGCCGGATCCGGGGGCGGATCCGCGAGAAGCGCGGCGTCGACTACACCGAGGACGAGATCCGCGAACTCGCCAACGTCACGATCGAGAAGTTTCTCGACCCGACGCGCGTGCGTTCCGAGCTGCTTGAGTTGTATCTGAAGGGGCGAGACGCCAGCGAGCCCGGCTCGGTACCCCAGAACTTCACGTTCACGCGGTATCAGATCTACAAGTCGTCGCGCGGGCTGGCCGGCAAGATCATCGGCGGCCTGCGATTGATGCTGCGCCCGATTCTCAAGCTCTTCATCAACCCGAACGAGATCATTCACGCCCTGCAGAGCCAGAGCCTGATCAACGCGCACAACGAGCACATCGAACGGCTCAATTACGCGCTCATCCACAACCTCGTGCTGGAGCTGACCCGGCTCGGGATCGAGGTCCGGAACCTGAAGATGCGGGTGGAATCGTTGTCGAGCCGGCTCGACTTCAACGAGCGCCGCGCCCGCGCGATGGAAAACGCCGTTCAGTATCGGCCTGGCGCGGGGCCGGCGGCGGCGGCCGAACCCGCCAAGGAAAGCGCGTCCCAGCCGCCCTTGCAGGCCCGGCGTGACGGTGACCATGGTGACGGTCCGGCCAAAGGTGAAGCGCAACGCCGGCGCCGGCGGCGCCGGCGCGGCCGCGGACCCGGGCCCGGGCCCGGGCCCGGCGGCACGGGACAGATGTCTTCGGAGAACGGCGGTCAGGATGGAGTGGAATCCGAGCCAGCCGCCGCGGCTGGCGCCACGCTGCCTGCTCCATCGGCGCCAGCGGTTCCGGATCGCGACACGACAGACCAGTGAAAATCGCCGTCGTTGTCCAGCGGTACGGCCTCGACATCAACGGGGGCGCCGAACTGCACGCGCGCTACGTCGCGGAGCACCTCTCGCGTCACGCCGAGGTGGAGGTGTTGACCACCTGCGCCCACAACTACATTACGTGGCGCAACGACCTGCAACCCGGGCGCGAGGAACTGAACGGCGTCGCGGTGCATCGGTTTCCGGTGTCGCGTGAACGCGTGGTCGAACAGTTCGCCAGGGCGTCGAACCGGGTCTTCGAGCAATCCCACTCACTCTCTGACGAACTGGCATGGCTCGACAGCGAGGGCCCGACCTCTCCGGCTCTCATCCGCCACATTCAGCAGAACCAGGGCCACTACGACTACTTCATCTTCTTCAGCTTCCGGTACTACCCTGCGTACCACGGCATTCGCGCGGTGCCCGCGCGGTCGCTGCTGGTGCCAACCGCTGAGCGCGAGGGCGCGGTCGGGCTGTCGATGTTCGCGCCGACATTCAGGGCCGTCCGGGCGCTGATGTACAACTCGTTTGAAGAGCGGGCGATGATTCAGGCGGTGTCGGGCAACCACGACGTGCCGCACGTGGTGGTGGGCATCGGGTCCGAGGTGCCCGGGAAGACCAGGCCGGAACGGTTCCGCCAGCACTACGGCATCCACTCGCCGTTTGTCGTGTATGTCGGACGTATCGACGAGAACAAGGGCTGCAAGGAACTGTTCGCCTACTTCCAGCGGTACGCGAGCGCAGTCAGTGGCGACTTGATGCTGGTCC
This genomic window from Acidobacteriota bacterium contains:
- the purD gene encoding phosphoribosylamine--glycine ligase; this encodes MRVLVVGSGAREHALVWKLGAEPGVDSVICAPGNAGISRATRCVPVAVDDPGALLALIERERIDFTVIGPELPLTRGVVNVLTRAGHPCCGPTREATRLESSKAFAKEVMARAGVPTARHVTCDSAAAALDAVRRAPFGYPMVLKADGLAAGKGVVVAPDRAAAEAAVQDMMVERRFGDAGAQIVIEEHLQGREASFFVLTDGANARVLPSAEDHKRAYDRDEGPNTGGMGAFCPSPLIDAATSARILDEIVLPTIGGMAVAGHPYGGFLYCGLMITADGPRVIEFNARLGDPEAQVILPAIDEDLLPHLVDASRGALKPGVCRVRADAHVGVVMASGGYPDRFETGKTIGGIDEVESLPGVWVFHAGTAQRGETLVTSGGRVLTVVGRGPDFQAARTTAYDAASRITFDKAHFRRDIGLRAIELSWSDRR
- the rpsU gene encoding 30S ribosomal protein S21; protein product: MAEVKVQEGESIESALRRFKRKVQQEDIIKDIKKHSFYLKPGDKRRAKQALARKRNRKKLRREMD
- a CDS encoding zinc-ribbon domain containing protein, with protein sequence MDFHDRILQCADCGSDFVWTAGEQAFYADKHFTNEPKRCKACKAKRGSRPAQGHGGGQMRERVEIRATCSACGKDTTVPFKPSQGRPVYCRECFQQRKTGG
- a CDS encoding STAS domain-containing protein, whose product is MAMQIDERTVGGVTILDMKGKMTLGDGDELLRKKVAGVVEKGCKKIVLNLGNVPYIDSAGLGEIVRTYTTVSRQGGSLKLLNLTKRISDLLSITKLLTVFDTFDSEGEAVKSFGA
- a CDS encoding decaprenyl-phosphate phosphoribosyltransferase translates to MIHFLRSLRPEQWTKNLVVFAGLLFARELFNPVALGRTVTAFVAFCLLSGVVYVFNDITDRDADRRHPVKSSRPIASGAISPGLAGGGAAILAIGALSMAFLLSWSFGVVAVSYLVLQALYSGPLKHIVILDVLTIAIGFVLRAVAGAVAIAVPISHWLLVVTVLLALFLGLSKRRHELVMLADGAIGHRPILGEYTPYLLDQMISVVTASTLVAYIFYCISPETSQKFGTDLLGLTIPFPLYGIFRYLYLVHQREGGGSPSQMLMNDRPLLVCVALWALAVVVIVYRPFGV
- a CDS encoding glycosyltransferase, which produces MKIAVVVQRYGLDINGGAELHARYVAEHLSRHAEVEVLTTCAHNYITWRNDLQPGREELNGVAVHRFPVSRERVVEQFARASNRVFEQSHSLSDELAWLDSEGPTSPALIRHIQQNQGHYDYFIFFSFRYYPAYHGIRAVPARSLLVPTAEREGAVGLSMFAPTFRAVRALMYNSFEERAMIQAVSGNHDVPHVVVGIGSEVPGKTRPERFRQHYGIHSPFVVYVGRIDENKGCKELFAYFQRYASAVSGDLMLVLMGTTILPIPDHPRIRHLGFVSDEDKFNAIAASEALIMPSYFESLSMVALEAWALGRPVLANGRCDVLTGQCIRSNGGLYYSSYQEFRETLHLVESNRPLAHALGDNGRAYYLRHYDWPVIERKYMDMLNQLQQADRAGQTAAGVEPLPGWWARRRVNCRPANDVVRDLPSGAAVKRERTS